TATTACATTCTAAGGCAGAGGAAGCCTGTCCCGCTTAAGAAGATACAAAGGGACCTAAATTTGAGTTCCCCGTCGCTGGTACAGTATCACTTGAAAAAGTTACTGGAAGAGGGGCTGGTGAAAGAGACGCAAGAGGGCTACGTGGTGTCTAAGGTAGTTTTATCAGATTACGTTAGAATATCAAATCACTTGATACCCGTTTCCGCCTTCTTCGCCTCCTTTTTTATCACGGCGTTGGCACTGCTTTTGACCTTCCTCTACAAGTACCCGTTAGCTTCA
The Candidatus Aramenus sp. CH1 DNA segment above includes these coding regions:
- a CDS encoding winged helix-turn-helix domain-containing protein produces the protein MTPAEYEGLYGTRKKIYYYILRQRKPVPLKKIQRDLNLSSPSLVQYHLKKLLEEGLVKETQEGYVVSKVVLSDYVRISNHLIPVSAFFASFFITALALLLTFLYKYPLASEIFSVIVISMSAVLFVQDVIRKYKEVKL